From bacterium, one genomic window encodes:
- a CDS encoding 4Fe-4S binding protein → MEKWYELPSGGLILEPATAERYKTGSWRSKRPIWDASKCISCLNCWIYCPDSSIIVKDEKMTGINLDYCKGCGICADVCPEKVSAIKMEEEKR, encoded by the coding sequence ATGGAAAAATGGTATGAGCTACCAAGTGGAGGGTTAATTTTAGAGCCAGCAACAGCAGAGAGGTATAAAACAGGCTCGTGGAGGTCAAAAAGGCCTATCTGGGATGCTTCCAAATGTATATCCTGCCTTAATTGCTGGATATATTGTCCAGATTCCTCAATAATTGTTAAGGATGAAAAAATGACAGGGATAAACCTTGATTATTGTAAAGGTTGTGGGATTTGTGCAGATGTCTGCCCAGAAAAGGTATCTGCCATAAAGATGGAGGAGGAGAAGAGATAA
- the gap gene encoding type I glyceraldehyde-3-phosphate dehydrogenase — translation MKVAINGFGRIGRVVLRLGIDRDIEWVAINDITDTKTLCHLLEYDSIHGRFKYPVAVEGDSLVIGEKKIKVLSCKDPKELPWKDLGVDVIIESTGRFTNRADCALHIAAGAKKVIVSAPAKDEDITIVMGINEDKYDKDKHNVISNASCTTNCLAPLAKVILDNFGIEKGFMTTIHSYTNDQRILDLPHKDLRRARAAALSMIPTTTGAAKAIGKVIPELSGKLDGIAVRAPSPNVSLVDLVAITEKKTTKDEVNRAFKDASEKGRLSKYLKYCDSPLVSSDFNGDSSSCIFDSELTFAKDDLVKVFGWYDNETGYSMRIIDLLEYIK, via the coding sequence ATGAAGGTTGCAATTAATGGATTTGGAAGGATTGGAAGAGTTGTTTTAAGGCTGGGGATAGATAGAGACATAGAATGGGTTGCCATAAATGACATTACAGACACAAAAACCCTGTGCCACCTATTAGAGTATGACTCTATCCACGGAAGGTTTAAATACCCTGTTGCGGTAGAGGGTGATTCTCTGGTAATAGGCGAAAAGAAGATAAAAGTTTTATCTTGCAAAGATCCAAAAGAGCTTCCCTGGAAGGATTTAGGGGTTGATGTTATTATTGAATCAACGGGAAGATTTACAAACAGGGCTGATTGTGCCTTACATATAGCAGCAGGAGCAAAGAAGGTTATTGTTTCTGCACCTGCCAAAGACGAGGACATAACAATTGTTATGGGCATAAATGAGGATAAATACGATAAAGATAAACACAATGTTATTTCAAATGCATCCTGCACAACAAACTGCCTAGCACCCCTTGCAAAGGTTATTCTTGATAATTTTGGAATAGAAAAGGGGTTTATGACAACAATACATTCCTATACAAATGACCAAAGAATCCTAGACCTTCCACACAAAGACTTAAGGAGGGCGAGGGCAGCAGCTTTATCTATGATTCCAACAACAACAGGTGCGGCAAAGGCAATAGGAAAGGTTATTCCAGAGCTTTCTGGAAAGCTTGATGGTATTGCTGTAAGGGCTCCAAGCCCAAATGTCTCCCTTGTTGACCTTGTTGCTATTACAGAAAAGAAAACAACAAAGGATGAGGTGAATAGGGCATTTAAAGATGCATCAGAAAAGGGAAGGCTTTCAAAATACCTTAAATATTGCGATTCTCCCCTTGTTTCATCAGACTTTAATGGAGACTCATCATCCTGCATATTTGATAGTGAGCTTACATTTGCAAAGGATGACCTGGTTAAGGTCTTTGGCTGGTATGACAATGAAACAGGATATAGTATGAGGATAATTGACCTTTTGGAATATATAAAATAA
- the glmS gene encoding glutamine--fructose-6-phosphate transaminase (isomerizing): MCGIIGYIGEREAKDILLDGLRHLEYRGYDSAGLVILNDNPFLVKREGKVADLEEIINKKEIPGKIGIAHTRWATHGMPTSTNAHPHPDCKNEIFVVHNGIIENYKKLKENLIKNGHIFKSETDSEVLAHLIEENYKGNLEDAVEIALSSVIGTYGIAVISSKEPNKIVSARYGSPLIIGLGKNENIVASDPAAILRYTKQVIYLEEGEIVVVKKDEFFSKAEISLKDRTAILEWEIEQAEKEGFAHFMLKEIFDQPKVIHNSIRGRLIDEEGISKLGGLEDVQNKLSQIERLIVTACGTAYYAGLVGEYILEEYAGIPTEVEYASEFRYRKPILEREKTALLVISQSGETADTLEALREAKRKGVLTIGIVNVVGSSIARETDCGIYNHAGPEIGVASTKAFVSQLTIISLLSLLLGRQRDLSLVMGKRIASEIKELPGKVFEILKQSNKIKEIAERYKDYKDFLYLGRKYNYPIALEGALKLKEISYIHAEGYPAGEMKHGPIALIDENFPTMAICLKDSVHQKVYSNLEEIKTRKGKIIAIATDGDSDIEAITSDVIYIPKTLEMLSPILAVVPLQLFAYYIAVSLGRNVDKPRNLAKSVTVE, translated from the coding sequence ATGTGTGGGATTATAGGCTATATCGGAGAGAGGGAGGCAAAGGACATTCTCCTTGACGGATTAAGGCATCTTGAGTATAGGGGCTATGATTCGGCTGGGTTAGTAATTTTAAATGATAATCCTTTTCTTGTAAAAAGGGAAGGGAAGGTAGCCGACCTTGAAGAGATAATAAATAAAAAAGAAATACCAGGCAAGATAGGAATTGCACATACAAGGTGGGCAACACATGGAATGCCAACCTCTACAAATGCACATCCCCATCCTGATTGCAAGAATGAAATCTTTGTTGTCCATAATGGGATAATAGAGAATTATAAGAAATTAAAAGAGAATCTTATAAAAAATGGTCATATTTTCAAATCAGAGACAGATTCTGAGGTTCTTGCTCACCTCATTGAGGAAAATTATAAAGGAAATTTAGAGGATGCTGTAGAAATTGCTTTATCTTCTGTAATCGGAACTTATGGCATAGCTGTTATTTCAAGCAAAGAGCCAAATAAGATTGTATCAGCTCGCTATGGAAGCCCTTTAATTATTGGGCTGGGAAAGAATGAAAATATTGTTGCTTCAGATCCAGCTGCAATCTTAAGGTACACAAAGCAAGTTATCTATCTTGAGGAGGGAGAGATTGTTGTTGTTAAAAAGGACGAATTCTTTTCAAAGGCAGAAATTTCTCTTAAAGATAGAACCGCAATCCTCGAATGGGAAATAGAGCAGGCAGAGAAAGAGGGATTTGCCCATTTTATGCTAAAGGAAATCTTTGACCAACCAAAGGTTATCCATAATTCCATCAGGGGAAGGTTAATTGATGAGGAGGGTATTTCCAAGCTTGGTGGTCTTGAGGATGTGCAGAATAAGCTTTCCCAAATTGAGAGGCTTATTGTTACAGCCTGTGGAACAGCATATTATGCAGGATTGGTTGGTGAATACATCCTTGAGGAATATGCTGGAATCCCTACAGAGGTTGAATATGCCTCAGAATTCAGGTATAGAAAGCCTATATTAGAAAGGGAAAAGACAGCCCTTCTTGTCATAAGCCAATCTGGAGAAACAGCAGATACATTAGAAGCCTTAAGAGAGGCAAAGAGAAAAGGGGTGTTGACAATTGGAATAGTAAATGTTGTTGGTTCTAGCATTGCAAGGGAGACGGATTGTGGTATTTATAACCATGCAGGCCCTGAGATAGGCGTTGCATCAACAAAGGCATTTGTCTCACAATTAACCATTATCTCTCTGCTTTCCCTTCTTCTTGGAAGGCAGAGGGATTTATCCCTAGTTATGGGAAAAAGGATTGCATCCGAGATAAAGGAGCTTCCAGGGAAGGTTTTTGAAATCCTTAAGCAAAGCAATAAAATAAAGGAGATTGCAGAAAGGTATAAAGATTATAAGGATTTTTTGTATCTTGGAAGGAAATATAACTACCCAATAGCATTGGAGGGAGCGCTTAAGCTTAAGGAAATATCGTATATCCATGCCGAGGGCTATCCAGCAGGTGAAATGAAGCATGGACCTATTGCCTTAATAGATGAGAATTTTCCAACAATGGCTATCTGCCTTAAGGATTCTGTCCATCAGAAGGTTTATAGCAATTTAGAGGAGATAAAAACAAGAAAGGGGAAAATTATTGCCATCGCAACAGATGGTGATTCTGATATAGAAGCCATAACATCTGATGTTATCTATATCCCAAAAACATTGGAAATGCTATCCCCTATTCTTGCTGTTGTTCCCTTACAGCTATTTGCATATTATATTGCAGTCTCACTTGGAAGAAATGTTGATAAGCCAAGAAACCTGGCAAAGAGTGTTACTGTAGAATGA
- a CDS encoding adenylosuccinate synthase: protein MQNLAIIGLQWGDEGKGKIIDYLSKDYDYIVRFQGGNNAGHTVSVSSEEFIFHLIPSGCLYKDKHCVIGNGVAVNPAILLDEIGFLKEKGIDLNLHISYRCHLIMPYHIAIDEIREKTQKIGTTKRGIGPCYTDKVARCGIVIADMLDRNVFKEKVIENLTQKSLKGFETDKIIDEYLLFFDKIKDFVCDTRVLLENAILKRKSILFEGAQGTLLDIDFGTYPYVTSTNPTIGGIGTGTGIPPRYIENVIGVMKAYSTRVGEGPFPTEIKGDLGESLREKGREYGATTGRPRRCGWLDLPAIKYSCKINGITSIAITKLDVLDCLSKIMVCTKYKIKDKIYDEIPQSIVSWDDILPIYEEFPGWEMDIRNIKKYDNLPKEARDYIEMLKDALSIPISLVSVGKERNQSIEVI from the coding sequence ATGCAAAATTTAGCTATTATTGGGCTTCAATGGGGAGATGAGGGAAAGGGAAAGATAATTGATTATTTATCAAAAGATTATGACTATATTGTCAGATTTCAGGGTGGAAACAATGCAGGCCATACTGTTTCTGTTTCCAGCGAAGAATTTATCTTCCATCTTATTCCATCTGGATGCCTTTATAAAGATAAGCATTGCGTTATTGGGAATGGTGTTGCTGTAAATCCAGCAATATTATTAGATGAGATAGGGTTTTTAAAAGAGAAGGGGATTGACTTAAATCTTCATATAAGCTATAGGTGCCATCTCATTATGCCATACCATATTGCAATAGATGAAATAAGGGAGAAAACACAAAAGATAGGAACAACAAAGAGGGGGATTGGTCCTTGCTATACAGACAAAGTAGCAAGATGCGGAATTGTTATAGCTGATATGCTTGATAGAAATGTATTTAAAGAAAAGGTTATAGAAAACCTTACTCAAAAGTCTTTAAAGGGCTTTGAGACAGATAAAATTATAGATGAATACCTTTTATTCTTTGATAAAATAAAAGATTTTGTCTGTGATACAAGGGTTCTTTTAGAGAATGCCATCTTGAAAAGAAAATCCATATTGTTTGAGGGAGCACAAGGAACCCTTTTGGACATTGATTTTGGAACATACCCGTATGTAACATCAACAAACCCTACAATTGGAGGGATAGGAACCGGAACAGGGATTCCTCCAAGGTATATAGAAAATGTCATTGGTGTGATGAAGGCATATTCTACAAGGGTTGGAGAGGGTCCATTTCCCACAGAAATAAAGGGAGATCTGGGTGAATCCTTAAGAGAAAAGGGAAGGGAATATGGTGCGACAACAGGAAGACCAAGAAGGTGTGGATGGCTTGATTTACCAGCAATTAAATATTCCTGTAAAATAAATGGGATAACCAGCATTGCCATAACAAAGCTTGATGTTTTGGATTGCCTTTCTAAAATAATGGTTTGCACAAAATATAAAATAAAGGATAAAATTTACGATGAAATTCCACAATCAATTGTCAGCTGGGATGACATTCTTCCAATATATGAAGAATTCCCTGGATGGGAAATGGATATAAGAAATATAAAGAAATATGACAATCTTCCAAAAGAGGCAAGGGATTATATTGAAATGCTAAAAGATGCTTTAAGTATTCCAATTTCCCTTGTCTCTGTAGGAAAGGAAAGAAACCAAAGTATAGAGGTGATATAA
- a CDS encoding phosphoglycerate kinase, producing MLNKLTLKDLDVVGKRVLVRVDFNLPVDERGEIIDDTRIVVSLPTINYILENGGSCILISHFGRPDGRIEESLRLTAAGKRLSELLGRAVKKTSDCIGEETKKVCRELKGGEVVLLENVRFHTEEDENDLLFAKELGSLGDLYINDAFSVIHREHASVCAICRVVQKAAAGFLLEKEVEYMTKVLESKEKPLIAILGGAKVSTKIDLIKNLLSRVDELLIGGGMAYTFFAALGIPVGKSIVEKEHINMAKEILLQSIALEKPIYLPSDHVVATFVSEGADITIVGRGSIPGNQRAVDIGPQTIEKFSKVLRKAKCIFWNGPMGVFEIERFSKGTLEMAKVLGESNATTIVGGGDSVAAVVKLGLADKMTHISTGGGACLEFLGGAKMPGLSALTNK from the coding sequence ATGTTAAACAAACTTACACTTAAAGACCTTGATGTAGTGGGAAAAAGGGTATTGGTAAGGGTTGATTTTAACCTTCCTGTTGATGAAAGGGGTGAAATTATTGATGACACAAGGATTGTGGTTTCCCTTCCAACAATAAATTATATCTTGGAAAATGGAGGGTCATGTATCCTGATTTCACACTTTGGAAGGCCTGATGGAAGAATAGAAGAATCTTTAAGGCTTACAGCCGCAGGAAAGAGATTAAGCGAACTACTTGGGAGGGCTGTCAAAAAAACCTCTGATTGTATTGGAGAAGAGACAAAGAAGGTCTGCAGGGAGCTTAAAGGGGGCGAGGTGGTTCTCCTTGAGAATGTTAGGTTTCACACAGAAGAAGATGAGAACGACCTTCTTTTTGCAAAGGAATTAGGGAGTCTGGGAGACCTTTATATCAATGATGCCTTCTCTGTTATCCATAGAGAGCATGCCTCTGTCTGTGCTATCTGTAGGGTTGTTCAAAAGGCAGCCGCTGGCTTTCTCCTTGAAAAAGAGGTTGAATATATGACAAAGGTCTTGGAATCAAAGGAAAAACCTTTAATTGCAATCCTTGGCGGAGCAAAGGTTTCTACAAAGATAGACTTAATAAAAAACCTTCTTTCAAGGGTTGATGAGCTTTTAATAGGTGGAGGAATGGCATATACATTCTTTGCAGCTTTGGGCATCCCTGTTGGGAAATCCATTGTGGAAAAGGAACATATCAATATGGCAAAGGAAATCCTCCTTCAAAGCATTGCTTTGGAAAAACCCATTTATCTTCCCTCTGACCATGTTGTTGCTACATTTGTTTCAGAGGGAGCTGATATAACTATTGTTGGAAGGGGAAGCATTCCGGGGAATCAAAGGGCTGTTGATATTGGGCCACAAACCATAGAGAAATTCTCAAAGGTTCTAAGGAAGGCAAAGTGCATATTTTGGAATGGACCAATGGGTGTCTTTGAAATAGAGAGGTTTTCAAAGGGAACATTAGAAATGGCTAAGGTTTTGGGAGAAAGTAATGCAACAACCATTGTTGGAGGTGGAGACTCAGTAGCCGCTGTTGTAAAGCTTGGGCTAGCAGATAAGATGACCCATATTTCAACAGGTGGTGGTGCCTGCCTTGAATTTCTAGGAGGAGCAAAGATGCCAGGCCTCTCTGCTTTAACAAACAAATAA
- a CDS encoding NAD(P)H-dependent oxidoreductase encodes MIKILVAYSSYGGNTERLAKAVKEGVESSGCSCIIKRVSDVVDGDFKEADGIIAGSPTYFGNMTAELKDMFERFVSLRRAGGMEGKIGAAFTTSGHPSGGKETTMLAIIHAFLIYGMIVVGDPISSGGHYGVACSGSPSQKDLDDAKKLGMRVGELAKKLAK; translated from the coding sequence ATGATAAAGATATTGGTTGCCTATTCATCTTATGGGGGAAATACAGAGCGTCTTGCAAAGGCTGTTAAGGAAGGGGTAGAAAGCTCGGGTTGCTCCTGCATTATAAAAAGGGTATCCGATGTTGTTGATGGAGATTTTAAAGAGGCAGATGGGATAATTGCTGGCTCTCCAACATACTTTGGGAATATGACCGCGGAACTGAAGGATATGTTTGAAAGGTTTGTTTCCTTAAGAAGGGCCGGTGGGATGGAGGGAAAAATAGGTGCGGCATTTACCACATCTGGCCATCCAAGTGGCGGAAAGGAGACAACAATGCTGGCGATTATCCATGCATTCTTAATCTATGGAATGATTGTGGTTGGAGACCCTATATCTTCCGGTGGCCATTATGGCGTTGCCTGTTCTGGAAGCCCTAGCCAAAAAGACCTGGATGATGCAAAAAAGCTTGGAATGAGGGTAGGAGAGCTTGCTAAAAAATTGGCAAAATAA
- a CDS encoding TonB-dependent receptor yields the protein MLKKFLPSALLLFCYSVLYAEEGTTTIPQSELIITGSDKSFLEWKEEPADVELSFPLMDAPKPKVIEKEKENIELNIEKKEGFKIKETSPQFLKEEALPWIKISIGNYNFFSSSILFAKEKGKFAGSLEVERERRGGFKWQNKNDFHSQSKDNINLFLGMAFNEARIVIPFSFFNEEVFLPFENRQEKRKRAGLELGYETPFYNNLVFSGNIWDEKKDFIKNRGIGTKLSFDFAKKSRLNIIAENEGDLVERRFLKIFFSFYPTKKEFKKRGVLILSDAGFSIFKNKKAMFQPELDISLKSKIKDMIFNLSLKNFLNSPSFSKLYFQTPYSTISTSLEPERVFMLSGGISLKRKSLYVKNSLFLENKNNAIEWYKKADGLLSLRNSGSLFSYGIKTNVNYSLTKKIDTEFSGFIMGLSKDINYMPQFEGDFILRYKDKGLLISPYISFKGSQKTDSGEISPYFVFNIKGKKKISDEFEIFLDIENLFNSEYKEMEDYPGKKFLASCGVKIKL from the coding sequence ATGTTAAAAAAATTCCTTCCTTCCGCTCTTCTGCTCTTCTGCTATTCCGTCCTTTACGCAGAGGAGGGAACAACCACCATTCCACAATCAGAGCTTATTATTACAGGTTCTGATAAATCCTTTCTTGAATGGAAGGAAGAGCCAGCTGATGTAGAACTTTCCTTTCCTTTAATGGATGCTCCAAAACCAAAAGTAATAGAAAAAGAAAAGGAAAATATAGAGCTTAATATAGAAAAAAAAGAGGGGTTTAAAATAAAAGAGACATCTCCCCAATTCTTAAAAGAAGAAGCCCTTCCCTGGATAAAAATATCTATTGGAAATTATAACTTTTTTTCAAGCTCTATCCTTTTTGCAAAGGAGAAAGGGAAATTTGCAGGCTCTCTTGAGGTAGAAAGGGAAAGAAGGGGAGGGTTTAAATGGCAAAATAAAAATGATTTTCATTCGCAAAGTAAAGACAATATAAATCTTTTTTTAGGAATGGCTTTTAATGAAGCAAGGATTGTTATTCCATTTTCTTTTTTTAATGAGGAGGTTTTTCTTCCCTTTGAAAATAGGCAGGAGAAAAGAAAAAGGGCAGGGCTTGAGTTAGGATATGAAACACCTTTTTACAACAACCTTGTATTTTCAGGGAATATTTGGGATGAGAAAAAGGATTTTATAAAAAATAGGGGAATAGGAACAAAACTTTCCTTTGATTTTGCCAAGAAAAGTAGGCTAAATATAATTGCAGAAAATGAGGGAGACCTTGTAGAAAGAAGATTTCTTAAGATATTTTTCTCATTTTACCCAACAAAAAAGGAATTTAAAAAAAGGGGTGTTTTAATTCTCTCTGATGCTGGGTTCTCTATTTTCAAGAATAAAAAGGCAATGTTTCAGCCAGAGCTTGATATCTCCCTTAAATCAAAGATAAAAGATATGATATTTAATCTTTCACTTAAAAATTTCTTAAATAGCCCAAGCTTTTCCAAGCTTTATTTTCAAACTCCATATTCTACAATATCAACAAGCCTTGAGCCAGAAAGGGTATTTATGCTCTCAGGAGGTATAAGCTTAAAAAGAAAAAGCCTTTATGTCAAAAATTCCCTATTTCTTGAAAATAAAAACAATGCTATAGAATGGTATAAAAAAGCAGATGGCCTCTTAAGCCTAAGAAATTCTGGTTCTTTATTTAGCTATGGAATTAAAACAAATGTTAATTACTCATTGACAAAGAAGATAGATACAGAATTTTCTGGCTTTATAATGGGTTTATCAAAGGATATAAATTATATGCCTCAATTTGAAGGAGATTTTATCTTAAGATACAAAGACAAAGGTCTTTTGATAAGCCCTTATATTTCCTTTAAAGGCTCTCAAAAGACAGATTCAGGAGAAATAAGCCCCTATTTTGTTTTCAACATAAAAGGAAAGAAGAAAATATCCGATGAATTTGAGATATTCCTTGATATAGAAAATCTTTTTAACAGCGAATACAAAGAAATGGAGGATTATCCAGGGAAAAAATTTCTTGCATCTTGTGGTGTAAAAATAAAGTTGTAA
- a CDS encoding ATP-binding protein produces the protein MSNQEIGKTSATEKEPNTSDKFIFWLAPKVIVNPFDIVEVEQTSHEGKSKTFGLVTILEHKTDSPAHLANFISSNFGELTEDPNTPRQGTNVAYANVLSNDKDIYMPVSSEKIVRFADEEGIQVALGIDTMKPKDRIPAGLIKMSNGASAIAYVDRRYILGPESAHVNISGISGLATKTSYAMFLIQSILQKTPEDEKDRIAVILLNVKHGDLLQIDQRREGTFSVSEMEMWEAFGLTPEPFPSDKVHYWLPRGKTGLPNSFLEPNFYETYAYDLPSTSDKLDLLFAHIPDAYATLESIVSEIKEGIRNNEPGFRDVHSWENLLNGPPLFDPQTRAAVKEWRGIKGVSIGVFRRHIRRMVRTGQSGIFVDARASREKSLGEEMLKIKGGNVYVVDITKLYEHEQMLVFGDLLKSVYSLKAEPPEDRRKPVPEKVIFFVDELNKYAPSGPRPSPLTELVLEIAERGRSLGIILISAQQFMSAVHERVTGNCATKVVGRSGSSEVFQPDYRFLDTEIKSNVTRLSKGELLLSHAVYRQPVKIVFPKPAFRQQEF, from the coding sequence ATGAGTAATCAAGAGATTGGTAAAACATCTGCCACAGAGAAAGAGCCAAATACATCTGATAAATTTATCTTTTGGCTTGCCCCAAAGGTTATAGTCAACCCCTTTGATATAGTAGAGGTTGAACAAACAAGCCATGAGGGAAAGAGCAAGACATTTGGGTTGGTAACAATCTTGGAGCATAAAACAGACTCGCCAGCCCATCTTGCCAATTTCATCTCTAGCAATTTTGGAGAATTAACCGAAGACCCTAATACCCCTCGTCAAGGAACAAATGTGGCTTATGCAAATGTATTGAGCAATGATAAAGACATCTATATGCCTGTTTCAAGCGAGAAGATTGTGAGGTTTGCAGATGAGGAAGGCATCCAGGTTGCCCTTGGAATAGATACAATGAAGCCGAAAGACCGAATTCCTGCTGGGCTTATTAAGATGAGCAATGGTGCGTCTGCCATTGCTTATGTTGACAGAAGATACATTCTTGGCCCAGAATCTGCCCATGTAAATATATCAGGAATAAGTGGCTTGGCTACAAAGACATCCTATGCGATGTTTCTTATCCAATCAATCCTACAAAAAACACCCGAGGATGAAAAGGATAGGATTGCTGTAATTCTTCTTAATGTCAAGCATGGGGATTTATTACAGATAGACCAAAGGAGGGAGGGAACATTTAGTGTTTCTGAAATGGAGATGTGGGAGGCATTTGGTTTGACTCCAGAGCCTTTTCCCTCTGATAAGGTTCACTACTGGCTTCCAAGAGGAAAAACTGGTTTACCAAATAGCTTTTTAGAACCAAATTTTTACGAGACTTATGCCTATGACCTTCCTTCAACCTCAGACAAACTTGATTTACTATTTGCCCATATACCCGATGCTTATGCTACATTAGAATCAATTGTAAGCGAGATTAAAGAGGGGATTAGAAATAATGAACCAGGCTTTAGGGATGTTCATAGCTGGGAAAACCTTCTTAATGGCCCTCCCTTGTTTGACCCTCAAACCAGAGCCGCGGTTAAAGAATGGCGGGGTATTAAAGGGGTTTCTATTGGTGTTTTTAGAAGACATATAAGGCGAATGGTGAGGACTGGACAATCTGGAATATTTGTTGATGCAAGGGCGTCTCGGGAAAAATCCCTTGGGGAGGAGATGCTAAAAATCAAGGGTGGCAATGTCTATGTGGTAGATATTACTAAGCTCTATGAGCATGAGCAGATGCTTGTTTTTGGTGATTTGCTAAAATCTGTTTATTCCTTAAAGGCAGAACCACCTGAGGATAGGAGAAAGCCTGTCCCTGAAAAGGTAATCTTTTTTGTGGATGAGTTAAACAAATACGCCCCTTCTGGTCCTCGTCCTTCTCCTCTTACCGAGTTAGTTCTTGAGATTGCTGAGCGTGGACGTTCACTTGGTATAATCCTTATCTCTGCTCAGCAGTTTATGAGTGCTGTCCATGAAAGGGTAACGGGTAATTGTGCTACAAAGGTTGTAGGTCGTAGTGGCTCATCGGAGGTCTTTCAACCCGATTACAGATTTTTAGATACAGAGATAAAATCCAATGTTACAAGGCTATCAAAGGGAGAATTGTTGTTAAGCCATGCTGTTTATCGCCAGCCAGTTAAGATTGTTTTTCCAAAGCCAGCATTTAGACAACAGGAGTTTTGA
- the hemC gene encoding hydroxymethylbilane synthase — MIILGTRGSKLAFIQAQEVAERINDDVSIKKIKTSADRFLKPLQEFEEKGIFVKEIEEELLKGNIDMAVHSMKDIPIEVRKSESQRARSQGLMISAVTKRISPYDVLVSRDKMKLFSLPKGARIGTGSIRRKLAIQVARQDLNIVDIRGNITTRLKMVEDGKLNAIIVSEAALIRLSLSHLISEIIPEDILLPAPGQGSLGIQIREDDKRLEALTTFLNDKESDVCIKAERSFMSFFGLGCKSGIGALAKIKNSKIILKGCIFLDKMIMEGEEGDNPIEIGERLAQKIRCKI, encoded by the coding sequence ATGATTATCTTAGGAACAAGAGGGAGCAAGCTTGCCTTTATTCAGGCACAAGAAGTAGCAGAGAGAATAAATGACGATGTTTCTATTAAAAAAATTAAGACATCTGCTGATAGGTTTTTAAAACCCCTACAGGAATTTGAAGAAAAAGGCATATTTGTTAAGGAAATTGAGGAGGAATTATTAAAAGGGAATATTGATATGGCTGTGCATTCTATGAAGGATATACCGATAGAAGTCAGAAAGTCAGAGAGTCAGAGAGCGAGGAGTCAAGGATTGATGATTTCTGCTGTTACAAAGAGGATATCTCCTTATGATGTGCTTGTTTCAAGGGATAAAATGAAATTGTTTTCTCTTCCAAAGGGAGCAAGGATTGGAACAGGAAGTATAAGGAGGAAATTGGCTATTCAAGTAGCAAGGCAAGACCTGAATATAGTTGATATAAGGGGAAATATTACTACCCGACTTAAAATGGTAGAGGATGGAAAGCTTAATGCAATTATTGTTTCTGAAGCTGCCTTAATTAGGCTTTCCCTTTCCCATTTAATTTCAGAAATAATTCCAGAAGACATCCTGCTTCCTGCACCAGGTCAAGGTTCACTTGGAATACAAATAAGAGAAGATGATAAGAGGCTTGAGGCTTTAACAACATTCCTTAATGATAAGGAATCTGATGTCTGCATTAAAGCAGAAAGGTCATTTATGTCTTTTTTTGGGCTAGGCTGTAAGTCTGGAATTGGTGCGTTGGCAAAAATAAAGAATAGCAAAATTATCCTTAAAGGATGTATATTTTTAGATAAAATGATTATGGAAGGGGAGGAAGGCGATAATCCAATTGAAATTGGAGAAAGATTGGCACAAAAAATAAGATGCAAAATTTAG